In one window of Methanolobus mangrovi DNA:
- a CDS encoding (Fe-S)-binding protein, whose amino-acid sequence MAKRETSINTENFTAVQLMELDSCSRCGECVDWCPTYDASGKEPGLAPRDKILRWREYMNKSYGLRAKLFGPKEIPEEEIEQFKNDVYGCTTCGMCATVCESAINTVELWESMRANLVKRGNGPFGKQGAFLKLIGEYKNPYMEDNKNRTNWFPEDIKVEDKAEILYFGGCTAELKQRKLALATTRVLNKLGIKFTMLGEDEICCGSALIRTGQYFINDTAKVNAQKNIDNIKAKGAKTVLYACAGCFRASLIDWPRLTGKELPFKVMHITEFLQNLIEKGEIKWEKSIDKKVTYHDPCHLGRHVGVFEPPRAVLEAIPGIEFVEMERIENNQRCCGAGGGVKAGIPDLALGVASTRVEDALATKADLLSSACPFCKRNLSDGRDAIGAKELEVEDVVVLTAEAMGIDLSDAPE is encoded by the coding sequence ATGGCAAAACGTGAAACTTCCATTAATACAGAGAATTTTACAGCAGTCCAGCTTATGGAACTGGATTCATGCAGTCGCTGCGGCGAATGTGTGGACTGGTGTCCAACATATGATGCATCAGGAAAAGAACCTGGACTTGCACCAAGAGACAAGATCCTCAGGTGGAGAGAGTACATGAACAAGTCCTACGGACTTCGTGCAAAACTCTTTGGTCCAAAGGAAATACCTGAAGAAGAGATCGAGCAGTTCAAGAATGATGTATATGGCTGTACAACCTGCGGAATGTGTGCAACAGTCTGTGAATCAGCTATCAACACCGTCGAACTCTGGGAATCCATGCGTGCAAACCTTGTAAAGCGTGGAAACGGTCCATTCGGTAAGCAGGGTGCTTTCCTCAAACTAATCGGAGAGTACAAGAACCCTTACATGGAAGACAACAAGAACAGAACCAACTGGTTCCCTGAGGACATCAAGGTCGAAGACAAGGCAGAGATCCTTTACTTCGGAGGATGTACCGCAGAACTTAAACAGAGGAAACTTGCACTTGCAACCACACGTGTACTCAACAAGCTTGGAATCAAATTCACAATGCTCGGTGAAGATGAGATATGCTGTGGATCCGCACTTATCAGAACCGGCCAGTACTTCATCAATGATACTGCAAAGGTAAATGCACAGAAGAACATTGATAATATCAAAGCAAAGGGTGCAAAGACTGTACTCTACGCATGTGCCGGATGTTTCAGAGCATCACTCATTGACTGGCCAAGACTCACAGGAAAGGAACTTCCATTTAAAGTAATGCACATTACAGAGTTCCTGCAGAACCTTATTGAGAAAGGCGAGATCAAATGGGAGAAATCCATTGACAAGAAGGTCACATACCACGACCCATGCCACCTTGGGCGCCACGTAGGCGTATTCGAACCACCAAGAGCTGTTCTGGAAGCAATTCCAGGTATCGAGTTCGTCGAGATGGAAAGAATAGAGAACAACCAGCGCTGCTGTGGTGCTGGTGGTGGAGTGAAAGCAGGTATTCCTGACCTTGCACTCGGTGTTGCTTCAACACGTGTTGAAGATGCACTTGCAACAAAAGCAGACCTCCTTTCAAGTGCCTGCCCATTCTGTAAGAGAAACCTCAGTGACGGAAGGGATGCAATAGGTGCAAAGGAACTTGAAGTAGAGGACGTTGTCGTTCTTACTGCTGAAGCAATGGGAATTGACCTCAGCGACGCACCAGAGTGA